In Blastococcus saxobsidens DD2, the genomic stretch CCTCACGGCCAGAGGTCGCGACGGTGACGTCGAAGCCGAGCGGCTCGAGGTTCCGCGCGACCTTGTCCATCGCGAGCGGATCGGTGTCCCAGACGGTGACCTGGTCGATGCCGAGCGCGCTGCGCATCCCCATGGCCTGGAACTCCGCCTGGCTACCCGCTCCGATCAGTGCCAGGCGCCGCGAGTCCGGACGGGCCAGAGCCTTGGCCGCGACGGCCGAGGTCGCCGCGGTCCGCAGTGCGGTGAGCAGCGTCATCTCGGCGAGGAACACCGGGTAGCCGGTGGATACATCCGCCAGCGCTCCGAAGGCGGTGACGGTCTGGAAACCGCGGGCCGGGTTGGAGGGGTGACCGTTGACGTACTTGAACGCGTAGCTCACCGAGTCGCTGGTGGGCATCAGTTCGATGACGCCGAAAGGCGTGTGGCTGGCCACCCTGGGCGTCTTGTCGAACGATTCCCAGCGACGGAAGTCATTCCGGACGTACCTGGCCATCCCGGCGATGTTGGGTTCGGCTCCAGCGGCGGCTATCCACCGCACCATGTCGTGGACGCCGACGAACTCGGTCATGTCAGTGCCTTCCTCTGGACGTCCGTAGCCGGCCGTGCCGAAGGCCGCACATCGCTCCGAGCGGAGCGCGCGGGCCGCCTGTTCGATCCCCTGTCGGCCGCAACCGAGACGTACATCGGTGCCGGCGATCCGAGCAGGGGCCGGACCACGGGGGGAGTGTCAGGTGCAAGCTTGGAGTGGCGCGTCCGGGCAGTCCAATGCCGAATTGCTGGCAGGGACATGCCGTGGCGGCATGCACGATCGGTATCGCGATGCCCTGCTGTCGACTCGGCGGACGACCTCGCCACCTGGGCCGGAGGTCACCGGGACGTCCGGGCGTGGTCCGTGCGGCGTTCAGCCCTGCGTGCGGTTCAGCAGATCGCGCGCGATGACGATGCGCTGGATCTGGTTCGTGCCCTCGTAGATCTGGGTGATCTTGGCGTCGCGCATCATCCGCTCGACGGGGAAGTCCGTGACGTAGCCGGAGCCGCCGAGCAGCTGGACGGCGTCGGTGGTGACCTTCATGGCCGTGTCGGAGGCGAACAACTTCGCGGCCGCGCCGGATGCGCCCATCGTCGGAGCCCCCGCCTCGATCTCCTCGGCGGCGGCATGCGTGAGCAGGCGGGCGGCGCGTACGGCCACGGCCATGTCCGCGAGCATGAACTGCAGCCCCTGGAACTCGGCCAGGACCTTGCCGAACTGCCGGCGCTGGGAGACGTGGTCGACCGCGACGTCCAGGGCTCCCTGGGCGATGCCGACCGCCTGTGCGGCGACCCCGGTGCGGGTGCGGTCGAGGGTGCCCAGTGCGATCCGCAGCCCCTCGCCGGGCCGGCCGATCAGCCGGTCGGCCGGCAGCGGCACATCGTCGAGGTAGACCTCCGTGGTCGGGGACCCCTTCAGCCCCATCTTCTTCTCGGGGGCGCCGAAGGACAGCCCGGCGTCGGTCCTCTCCAGCGCGAAGGCCGAGATCCCGCGGCTGCCGGCCTCGGGGTCGGTCACGGCGAAGAGCACGTAGCAGTCGGCGACCCCGCCGTTGGTGATCCACCGCTTGGTGCCGCGCACGCGCCAGCCCTCGTCCGTCGCCTCGGCGCGGGTGGTCATCGATGCGACGTCGCTCCCCGCGTCCGGTTCCGAGAGGGCGAACGCACCGAGCGCCTCGCCGGCGGCGATCGGCGCCAGCCAGCGCCGCTGCTGCTCCTCCGAGGCGGCGAGCAGCAGGGGCCAGGCGAACAGCTCGTTGGCCCCGGACACCTGCTGCGTGGTGGCGCAGACCCGGGCGATCTCCTCGGCCACCACGGCACTGGTGAGGGCGTCGGCGCCGACGCCGCCGTAGGCCTCGGGGACGACCACGGCGTGCAGTTGTGACTCGACCAGGGCCTGGTAGCCCTCCGTCGGGAAGCGGGCTGCTTCGTCCACGGCGGATGCGAAGGGGGCGATGCGCCCGGTCGCGACCGACCGGGCCAGCTGCCGGATCTCCTCGAGGTCGTCAGCGGCGATGCTCATGGGCAGCTCCGCTGCCCGCCGCCGACGACGGCGACGGCTGCTCCCGTGTCGTCCGGTTCGGGCATGGATCTCCTCAGGGCAGCCGCTGGATCTGCGGCAGCACGGACCGGGTGAACAGGTCGACGATCTCCTGCCGGCGGCCGCCCTCGCCGACGGGGGAGAAGATCAGCGTCTCGGCGCCGGCGTCGGCGTACTCCCGCGCCCGTGCGGCCACCCGGTCCGGGTCACCGTGCAGCAGGTACCGGTCGGCGAGACGGTCGAAATCCTGCTGGTACACCGCGCCGACCCCGTCGACGACCTCCTGGCGCGACCGCGCCGGATCCGGATCCACTCCGCCCCAGCAGAAGATGGCCCCGCGGACCGCCGCGGGGTCCCGCCCCGCCTGCTCGGCGGCCGCGCGTACCTCGGCGAGGCTGGAGGCCACCTGCTCCGGCGAGTACATGTACGGCATCCAGACGTCGCCGAAGCGGCCGGCCCGGGTGACGGCGGCCGGGCTCCGGCCGCCCAGCCAGATCGGCGGGCCGCCCGGCTGCACGGGGCCGGGTGCCAGCTGCAGGCCGGGCACGCGGGCGAACCGGCCGTCGAACTCCACGGGGCCGCCGTTCCAGAGGGCCGCGAGCAGCTCCAGCGCCTCGTCGGTCCGGGCTCCGCGGTCGGTCACGTCCACGCCGGCGGCGACGAACTCGGGCGGGTATTCACCGCCCACGCCGACGCCCATGTCGAACCGCCCGCCGGAGACCTGGTCGAGGGTGGTCGCCAGCTTCGCCGCGATCGCGGCGGGATACAGCGGCAGCACCGTGAGGGAGCTCAGCAACCGGATGCGGGACGTGGCTCCGGCCGCCGCCGCCAGCGCGATGAAGCCGTTCGGGTGCGGCCCGTGGAAGAAGAGGTGCTCGCCCACGGCGACACCGTCGTAGCCGGCGTCCTCGGCGTGACGTGCCTCGGTGGCGACGGCGCGCTGGTCGAAGCTCAGGGTCAGGACCGCACGCATCTGCATCGTCTCCTCGAGCGGGCAACTTGCTACGCAGAGACTACAGCTCGCCAGCGAAATAGTAGAGTGACTGGCGTGATGGGACAGCGGACGGTGCTCGTGCTGGGCGGGAGCAGCGGGATCGGGCGGTCGGTGGTGCGTCGTCTCGCCGCCGAGGGCACGCCGGTGGTGTTCACGTACCACACCGGTGCCGAGCGAGCCGAGTGGATGTGCGCCGATCTCGGTCCCGGCGTCCGGGCGGTCCGGTGCGACGTCCGTCGTCCCGACGACGTCGCGGCGGCCTTCGAGGCCGCCGGCACCGAGCTCGCCGGAGTGGTGCACTGTGCCGGGGCCTGGACGTACACCCGCCTGCGCGACCTCACCGTCGAGGAACTGGACGACGCGTGGGCCCTCAATGCACGGTCGGTGGCGCTGACCCTGCAGGAGAGCGGGCGCCGGCTTCCCGACGGCGGCGCGGTCGTCGTGGTCTCCTCCGTGGCCGCGGAGCTGGCTCCGGCCCGCCAGACCTCGTACGTCATGGCCAAGGCGGCCGCCGAGGCCGCGGTCCGTGTGGCGGCCAAGGAACTGGGGCGTCAGGGCATCCGCGTCACCGCGGTCCGGCCGGGCGCCACCGACACCCCGCAGCTGCGCGCGACCACGGGGGAGGAGGCCATCGAGGCGATGGCCAAGGCTCCGGCCCTCCGTCGCCTCGGCCAGGCCGACGACATCGCCTCGGTCATCGCGTTCCTGCTCGGCCCGGATGCCTGCTGGGTCACCGGCACGGTCATCGACGTGACCGGCGGGCTGCGGTAGCGGCGGTCAGCCGACCTGCACGAGGTGGGCGCGGTACCGCCGGGCGTTCTCGACGTAGAGCGGAACGGCCTGGTCGATCTGCTGGGCGATCCCCGCGCCGTCGCGGACGCGCGCGGGAACACCGAGCGCCCGGGAGTCCGCCGGCACCAGGGTGCCCTCCGGGACCAGGGCACCGGCGCCCACGAGTGATCCGTCCCCGATGGCAACGCGATTGAGCACCACCGAGTTCGACCCGATCAGGCAGCGATCGCCCACGGTGCAGCCCTCGAGATGGGCCAGGTGCCCGACGACGCAGTCAGCGCCGATGACCGTCGGGTGCTCGGCGGTGGTGTGTAGCACCGTGCCGTCCTGGATCGACGTCCGCGCCCCGATCCGGATTTCCCCGTAGTCACCGCGCAGCACGGCCTGTGGCCAGACGCTCACCTCCGGCCCGAGTTCGACCCGGCCGATGACCGTGGCGTCGGGATGCACCCAGGCGGTGGGGTGGATCGTGGGGGCGATCCCGTCGAGGGCCCAGACGCTCACGAATGCTCGTCGACGAGTTCGGTGTCCACGCCGATCTTGCCGACCTTCGACGCCCCGCCCGGGCTGCCGAGCGGCGCGTCACGCCCGGGAAGGGGCTCGACGAAGAACCGCCGGTTGTCGGCGATGTGGGGCTCGTTCTCGTCGGACACCCGGCGGTCCTGCGCGATGGCCTCGACCGGGCACACCGGCTCGCAGGCGCCGCAGTCGATGCACTCCTTGGGATTGATGTAGAGCTTCCGGTCGCCCTCGTAGATGCAGTCGACCGGGCACTCCTCCACGCAGGACATGTCGGTGGTGTCGATGCATTCGGAGCCGATGACGTAGGGCACGGGGAGGTCTCCTCGGGGGTTGTCCGGGTTTCAGGAACTGGCGGCCGCGCCGATTCCGGCGGGGTCGTCGCTGCTGTGCCCCGGGAACAGCGGCTGGTCGGGGTCGAGATAGGTGGCGGCGTTGTTCACCGCGGTCGCGGACTCCCCGAAACCTACGGCGATCAACCGCACCTTGCCCGGGTACTCGGTGATGTCACCGGCCGAGTACACGCCGGGCACGGACGTGCGCATCGCGGTGTCGACCATGATCTTGCGGTCGACGATGTCGATGCCCCACGTCTCCAATGGGCCGATGTCGGCGGTGAAGCCGAGCGCGGCGATGACCGACTGGGCCTGGTAGGGCGTCACCGTGCCGTCCTTGTGCTTGACGTGCACGGTGTGCAGCCGACCGTCGCCCTCGAGCGAGTCGACCTGCGCGTCGGTGACGATGACGGTCGAACCCTTCTCCATGTCGGCGACGCTGGCGGCATGAGCCCGGAAGTTCTTGCGCCGGTGCACCAAGGTGACCGAGGAGGCGAGCCCGTCGAGGGCCAGCGCCCAGTCGACCGCGCTGTCGCCGCCGCCGACGATGACGACGTCCTGCCCGGCGTGCGCGGCGAGTTCCTTGACCACGTACGTCAGCCCGCGCCCCTCCCACTCGGCGCCCCCCGGCAGCGGGCGGGGGGTGAAGGTGCCGATGCCGCCGGTGATGACCACCGTTCCGGTGCCGATCCGGGTGCCCTTGTCGGTGGTGACCACGAGCCGCTCACCGGCTCGCGGGCGGTGCCCGGCCTCGTTGGTGAGGTGCTCGGCCCGTTCGCCGAGCACGTAGACCGGGTCGAAGCGGGCCGCCTGCTCGACGAGGCCGGCGACGAGATTCCGGCCCTTGATCCCCGGGAAGCCGGCGACGTCGTAGACCATCTTCTCCGGGTACAGCGCGGTCACCTGGCCGCCGGGCTCGGGGAGGCTGTCGACGATCGCCGTCCGCAGCCCCCGGAAGCCGGCGTAGTACGCGGCGTAGAGACCCGCCGGGCCGGCGCCGACCACCAGCAGGTCGACGTCGACCCGCCGTCCGCCGTCGGCCGAGGCCTCCGGCAGCAGGGTGTCCGTCGCGCTCATGCCGGTCCTCCGGTGATCGGGGTCAGGTCGGGCTTGGCCGCCCCGCCGAGGCGCTCCAGGGCGAGTTCACGGATGCGGAAGCGCTGCAGCTTCCCGGTCGCGGTGGTCGGCAGCTCGTCGAACACCAGGACGTTGCGCGGCCGCTTGAACGCGGCCAGGCCCTCGCGGCAGAAGGCGACCAGGTCGTCGGCCGTGGTGGTGGCCCCGGGGGAGAGGACGGTGCAGGCGACCGGCTTGTCCAGGCCGGCCTCGTCGGGCACCGACACGACGACGACCTGCATGACGTCGGGGTGCTGCCGCAGCCGGTCCTCCACCTCCGTGGGGGACACCCAGATGCCGCCGGCCTTGATGATGTCGTCCGTACGGCCCAGCGAGCTGAAGTAACCGTCCTCGCTGCGGACGTAGGTGTCACCGGTGCGCACCCAGTGGCCCTGGAAGACCAGTCGCGTCGTCTCCGTCCGGCACCAGTAGCCGGTCGCGGCCGAAGCGCCGCGCACGAACAGGTTGCCGGGGGTCCCGTCGGGCACGGGGTTGCCGTCGTCGTCGACGATCTTGGCCTCGTAGCCGGGGACGATCTCGCCGGTGGCGCCGGCGCGGGTGCGGCCGGGGCGCCCGCTGATGAAGATGTGCAGCATCTCGGTCGAGCCGATGCCGTCGAGCATCTCGACGTCGAAGGTGGAGGTGAACCGCTCGAACAGCGCCGCGGGGAAGGCCTCGCCGGCCGAGACGCAGGCGCGCACGCTGGCGAAGGCGTCCTGCGGCAGCCCGGCCGCGAGCAGGGCCGCGTAGTAGGTCGGCCCGCCGAAGAACAGCGTGGGCCGGAAGTCCCGCAGCACTCGCAGGGTGCCGGCCGGGCTGGGCCGCGACCGGTCGAGGACGGTGCTGGCACCCACCGCGAACGGGAAGGTCAGCGTGTTGCCGAGGCCGTAGGCGAAGAAGAACTTCGCCACCGAGAAGGCGACGTCGTCCGGGCCGATGGCCAGCACGTCGCGGGCGTAGGTCTCCGCGGTGTCGCGCAGCGAGCCGTGGCGGTGCATCGCCCCCTTGGGCGTGCCCGTGGTGCCGGACGTGTACAGCCAGAACGCGGGGGAGTCGGGCACCGTCGGGTACGGCGTGGCCGTCTGCTCCAGGAAGTCCGCCCCGGCGGCCACGAACGACTCCCAGTCGCGGACCCGGGTGGCCTCGACGTCCGGCAGCGTCGCCCCGGCGTCGTCGGTGAGGACGACGACGTCGGCGAGGTCGGGCAGCCCGCCGACGGCCGGCGCCAGGTCGGCGAACTCCGAGCTGAGGGCGACCAGGCGGGCGCGGCTGTCGCGGGCCAGCACGGCGATGTCCTTGGGCTTCAGCATGGTGCTCACCGGCACGGGCACGGCACCGATCCGCAGACCGGCGAGGAACGCCGTCAGCAGTTCGGGCGTGTCGCCCATGCACAGGACGAGCCGCTCCTCGGGGCGGACCCCCGAGGCGATCAGGGCCGCGGCGAACCGGCGGACCTGCTCGTCGAGCTCGCCGTAGCTGAACGTGCGCACGCTGCCGTCGAGGCCGATCGCGGTGATCGCCCGCCGCTCCGGCGTCGCGCGGGCGTGCCGGGTGACCAGCCACTCGGCGGCGTTGAACACGTCCGGCGCGGGGGGTGCAGGAGCTGGAGGTGCTGCGGGGGCGGTGTCGACGGTGGCCACGCTGCCCGTCCCTTCTGGTGACGGCGGAGCCGCCGGGTGACCGATCGCATCACCCGGCGACTCCGGAGAGGTCAGAACCGGACCGGCTCAGAACCGGACGTAGTCGTACTCGACCGGCATCGAATTGATACCGACCGACGGAGGCGAGATCCAGCCGGCGAATTCGCCGGTGTCGTAATGCGGCACCATCAGCTCGGCCACCTGGGCGCGGTCGTCCCGGGTGGGCAGGTAGTCGCCGACGCTCCGCTCCCACGTGGCGTCGTCGACGATCTCGCCGGTGGGCGTCACGTTGTGCCCGGCGAAGGCGCCGACCTTCCGGTTGAACGCCTGGTGCGGCAGGAAGAGCCGCTGCTCGAGCCCGGCGTCCTCGAGTTCCTGGTTCCACCGCATGACGCCGTTGGCGCAGTCGGCGACGTACTCGTTGCGGAGGTCGAGGTTGAGCGCGGTGAGCATCGGCACGGTCTTCGTGCTCATCTGCCCGTTCTCGATGATCGGCACGTCCATGGTGAGGTCGTGCAGCTGGTGGTCGTCCTTGCGGCGGGTCTCCATCCAGCGGCCCTTGAGGCCGGCCGTGTAGTACGACGCGACGTTCGAGGACGTCTCGGACCCGAAGAGGTCCATCGAGACCGAGAACTGGAAGTTGAGGTACTTCTGGATGACCGACAGCGGGATGCCGCCGTACTGCCAGATGTCGTCGGTGCCGTGCTGCTTCATCAGCTCGGCGGTGCGCTGCACGGTGCGCTGCACGCCGGTCGTGCCGACGAACATGTGGTGCGCCTCTTCCTTGAGCATGAACTCGCAGGTGCGCGCCAGCGGGTCGAAGCCGCTCTCCTTCAGCGTCCCGAGCTGGTACTTGCCGTCCCGGTCGGTGAAGTAGGTGAACATGAAGAACGACAGCCAGTCCGTCGTCTCCTCGTTGAACGCGCCGAGGATGCGCGGCGAGTCGAAGTCGCCCGAGTTGCGCTTGAGCAGCTGCTCGGCCTCCTCGCGGCCGTCCTTTCCGAAGTAGGCGTGCAGCAGGTAGACCATCGCCCAGAGGTGACGGCCCTCCTCCACGTTGACCTGGAAGAGGTTGCGCATGTCGTAGAGCGACGGCGCGGTCATGCCGAGGTGACGCTGCTGCTCCACCGAGGCGGGCTCGGTGTCGCCCTGGACGACGATCAGCCGGCGCAGGTCCGACCGGTGCTCACCGGGGACCTCCTGCCAGGCCGGCTCACCCTTCCGGTCGCCGAAGTTGACCTTGCGGTCGGGATCCTGCTCGGCGAGGAAGATGCCCCAGCGGTACTCCTCCATGGGCACGCGGTCGAAGTGTGCCCAGCCGTCGCGGCCGACCGCGATGGCCGTGCGCAGGTAGACGTCGTGCGTGGGGATCGACGGGCCCAGGTTCTTCCACCAGTCGATGAACTTCGGCTGCCACCCCTCCAGCGCCCGCTGGAGCTTGCGGTCGCCGGCCAGGTTGACGTTGTTCGGGATCTTCTCGCTGTAGTCGATCTTCGACATCGGGCCGGTCGGCCTGGGTGCCTCGCCGGTGACCGTGCCGGACTGCGGTGTGGATTCGGTGGTGGTCATGCTCAGACCCGCTTCCTGTCGTAGTCGGCCCGCTGACCGGTGCCGTACCGGCGCAGTGCTCCTTCGGGGCCAGCGGCGTTGGGCCGCTGGAAGATCCAGTTCTGCCACGCGGTGAGCCGGCCGAAGACCTTGGTCTCCGGCGTCTCCTGGCCGGCGAAGCGGAGGTTGGCCTCCATGCCGGTCAGCGCATCGGGGGAGAAGCTCCGGCGCTCCTCGATGACCAGCCGGACCTCGTCCTCCCAGTCGATGTCGTCGGGGGCGCTGGTGACCAGGCCGAGCTCGAGGGCGTCGGCGGCCGGCAGGTCCCGGCCGACGGCCGCCTCCGCGGCGGCCAGCTCCGAGGCGGAACCGAGGAAGCGGACCTGCAGGCGGGTGAGGTCGTTGCCCATGGGCAGCAGGCCGGTGTTGAACTCGTCGAGCCGGAGCACCGCCGCGGGCTTCGGGGCGTCGTCGTCCTCGAACTGCCCCTCGAGCATGAACGAGCGGTCGGCGGCGAACGCGATCTCGGCGAGCAGGCCGGCGAAGCAGCTGCCCGGCTCGATCAGCGCGAACAGGCTGCGCGACGTGGTGTCCAGCCGCTTGACCGTGCGCTTGTAGAAGCCGATGGTCTCGTTGACCAGCCAGTCGTCGCGGTGGGCCAGCAGGAACTCGTCGTAGGCGGCAACGGTGTCGACGTCGCCCTCGGTGCGCAGCAGCCAGGTGCCGACGGCGAGCTCGTTGGTGCGCAGCCGGAGGATGGCGTCGTCCAGCTCGCGGGTGGCGGCCAGCAGCCATGCCTGGTCGCCCTGCTCGTGCAGCTCCGCGACGCTGCCAGGCACCGACGTCGGGCCGAGCACGGTGATCGTGGCGGTACCCGACTCGCGGTCGAGGACCACGCGCACGTGCTCGTAGCGGGTGGTGTCCCCGTCGACCTCACGCGTCAGCGGGGTGAGCCGCACCCCGTGGGCGTCGGCACCGGGCCGGGACGAGGTCGCGGCGGCCTCGGTCGCCCGGCGGGCGATGTCGTCGGAGAAGTCGCGGGCCTTGACGACGGCGTCGACCAGCCGCCACTGCACGGCCCGATCGCCCTTGATGCCCTCGGACGTGGTGGAGAAGACGTCGGCGAGGTCGCGACGGACGCCGCGCTTGTCCACGACCCGCGTCAGGCCGCCGGTGCCGGGCAGCACGCCG encodes the following:
- a CDS encoding ornithine cyclodeaminase, with product MTEFVGVHDMVRWIAAAGAEPNIAGMARYVRNDFRRWESFDKTPRVASHTPFGVIELMPTSDSVSYAFKYVNGHPSNPARGFQTVTAFGALADVSTGYPVFLAEMTLLTALRTAATSAVAAKALARPDSRRLALIGAGSQAEFQAMGMRSALGIDQVTVWDTDPLAMDKVARNLEPLGFDVTVATSGREAVRAADVVTTCTADKARATVLPLDWIEPGMHINAVGGDCPGKTELDPEILRSAGVFVEFTPQTRIEGEIQAVEPEFPVTELWEVLVDRRPGRASRDEVTVFDSVGFAIEDFSALRYLRDAVRGTAWVTHIDLVAEPEDPKDLFGMITALSPIGV
- a CDS encoding acyl-CoA dehydrogenase family protein — translated: MSIAADDLEEIRQLARSVATGRIAPFASAVDEAARFPTEGYQALVESQLHAVVVPEAYGGVGADALTSAVVAEEIARVCATTQQVSGANELFAWPLLLAASEEQQRRWLAPIAAGEALGAFALSEPDAGSDVASMTTRAEATDEGWRVRGTKRWITNGGVADCYVLFAVTDPEAGSRGISAFALERTDAGLSFGAPEKKMGLKGSPTTEVYLDDVPLPADRLIGRPGEGLRIALGTLDRTRTGVAAQAVGIAQGALDVAVDHVSQRRQFGKVLAEFQGLQFMLADMAVAVRAARLLTHAAAEEIEAGAPTMGASGAAAKLFASDTAMKVTTDAVQLLGGSGYVTDFPVERMMRDAKITQIYEGTNQIQRIVIARDLLNRTQG
- a CDS encoding LLM class F420-dependent oxidoreductase; translated protein: MRAVLTLSFDQRAVATEARHAEDAGYDGVAVGEHLFFHGPHPNGFIALAAAAGATSRIRLLSSLTVLPLYPAAIAAKLATTLDQVSGGRFDMGVGVGGEYPPEFVAAGVDVTDRGARTDEALELLAALWNGGPVEFDGRFARVPGLQLAPGPVQPGGPPIWLGGRSPAAVTRAGRFGDVWMPYMYSPEQVASSLAEVRAAAEQAGRDPAAVRGAIFCWGGVDPDPARSRQEVVDGVGAVYQQDFDRLADRYLLHGDPDRVAARAREYADAGAETLIFSPVGEGGRRQEIVDLFTRSVLPQIQRLP
- a CDS encoding SDR family NAD(P)-dependent oxidoreductase; this translates as MGQRTVLVLGGSSGIGRSVVRRLAAEGTPVVFTYHTGAERAEWMCADLGPGVRAVRCDVRRPDDVAAAFEAAGTELAGVVHCAGAWTYTRLRDLTVEELDDAWALNARSVALTLQESGRRLPDGGAVVVVSSVAAELAPARQTSYVMAKAAAEAAVRVAAKELGRQGIRVTAVRPGATDTPQLRATTGEEAIEAMAKAPALRRLGQADDIASVIAFLLGPDACWVTGTVIDVTGGLR
- a CDS encoding gamma carbonic anhydrase family protein — protein: MSVWALDGIAPTIHPTAWVHPDATVIGRVELGPEVSVWPQAVLRGDYGEIRIGARTSIQDGTVLHTTAEHPTVIGADCVVGHLAHLEGCTVGDRCLIGSNSVVLNRVAIGDGSLVGAGALVPEGTLVPADSRALGVPARVRDGAGIAQQIDQAVPLYVENARRYRAHLVQVG
- the fdxA gene encoding ferredoxin, whose translation is MPYVIGSECIDTTDMSCVEECPVDCIYEGDRKLYINPKECIDCGACEPVCPVEAIAQDRRVSDENEPHIADNRRFFVEPLPGRDAPLGSPGGASKVGKIGVDTELVDEHS
- a CDS encoding NAD(P)/FAD-dependent oxidoreductase → MSATDTLLPEASADGGRRVDVDLLVVGAGPAGLYAAYYAGFRGLRTAIVDSLPEPGGQVTALYPEKMVYDVAGFPGIKGRNLVAGLVEQAARFDPVYVLGERAEHLTNEAGHRPRAGERLVVTTDKGTRIGTGTVVITGGIGTFTPRPLPGGAEWEGRGLTYVVKELAAHAGQDVVIVGGGDSAVDWALALDGLASSVTLVHRRKNFRAHAASVADMEKGSTVIVTDAQVDSLEGDGRLHTVHVKHKDGTVTPYQAQSVIAALGFTADIGPLETWGIDIVDRKIMVDTAMRTSVPGVYSAGDITEYPGKVRLIAVGFGESATAVNNAATYLDPDQPLFPGHSSDDPAGIGAAASS
- a CDS encoding benzoate-CoA ligase family protein; the encoded protein is MATVDTAPAAPPAPAPPAPDVFNAAEWLVTRHARATPERRAITAIGLDGSVRTFSYGELDEQVRRFAAALIASGVRPEERLVLCMGDTPELLTAFLAGLRIGAVPVPVSTMLKPKDIAVLARDSRARLVALSSEFADLAPAVGGLPDLADVVVLTDDAGATLPDVEATRVRDWESFVAAGADFLEQTATPYPTVPDSPAFWLYTSGTTGTPKGAMHRHGSLRDTAETYARDVLAIGPDDVAFSVAKFFFAYGLGNTLTFPFAVGASTVLDRSRPSPAGTLRVLRDFRPTLFFGGPTYYAALLAAGLPQDAFASVRACVSAGEAFPAALFERFTSTFDVEMLDGIGSTEMLHIFISGRPGRTRAGATGEIVPGYEAKIVDDDGNPVPDGTPGNLFVRGASAATGYWCRTETTRLVFQGHWVRTGDTYVRSEDGYFSSLGRTDDIIKAGGIWVSPTEVEDRLRQHPDVMQVVVVSVPDEAGLDKPVACTVLSPGATTTADDLVAFCREGLAAFKRPRNVLVFDELPTTATGKLQRFRIRELALERLGGAAKPDLTPITGGPA
- the boxB gene encoding benzoyl-CoA 2,3-epoxidase subunit BoxB, which encodes MTTTESTPQSGTVTGEAPRPTGPMSKIDYSEKIPNNVNLAGDRKLQRALEGWQPKFIDWWKNLGPSIPTHDVYLRTAIAVGRDGWAHFDRVPMEEYRWGIFLAEQDPDRKVNFGDRKGEPAWQEVPGEHRSDLRRLIVVQGDTEPASVEQQRHLGMTAPSLYDMRNLFQVNVEEGRHLWAMVYLLHAYFGKDGREEAEQLLKRNSGDFDSPRILGAFNEETTDWLSFFMFTYFTDRDGKYQLGTLKESGFDPLARTCEFMLKEEAHHMFVGTTGVQRTVQRTAELMKQHGTDDIWQYGGIPLSVIQKYLNFQFSVSMDLFGSETSSNVASYYTAGLKGRWMETRRKDDHQLHDLTMDVPIIENGQMSTKTVPMLTALNLDLRNEYVADCANGVMRWNQELEDAGLEQRLFLPHQAFNRKVGAFAGHNVTPTGEIVDDATWERSVGDYLPTRDDRAQVAELMVPHYDTGEFAGWISPPSVGINSMPVEYDYVRF
- the boxC gene encoding 2,3-epoxybenzoyl-CoA dihydrolase, which translates into the protein MTTLDDRQATDAAQAPAPETPASPVEVSFDTSPEAYKHWSLSVDGEVATLTLDVAEDGGIVPGYELKMNSYDLGVDIELHDAVQRIRFEHPEVKAVVVTSGKERMFCAGANIKMLAASPHSWKVNFCKFTNETRNGIEDATANSGLPFIAAVNGTAAGGGYELALACEQIVLIDDNSSAVSLPEVPLLGVLPGTGGLTRVVDKRGVRRDLADVFSTTSEGIKGDRAVQWRLVDAVVKARDFSDDIARRATEAAATSSRPGADAHGVRLTPLTREVDGDTTRYEHVRVVLDRESGTATITVLGPTSVPGSVAELHEQGDQAWLLAATRELDDAILRLRTNELAVGTWLLRTEGDVDTVAAYDEFLLAHRDDWLVNETIGFYKRTVKRLDTTSRSLFALIEPGSCFAGLLAEIAFAADRSFMLEGQFEDDDAPKPAAVLRLDEFNTGLLPMGNDLTRLQVRFLGSASELAAAEAAVGRDLPAADALELGLVTSAPDDIDWEDEVRLVIEERRSFSPDALTGMEANLRFAGQETPETKVFGRLTAWQNWIFQRPNAAGPEGALRRYGTGQRADYDRKRV